CTGAGTCACCGGCAACGCTGTCGGCGCGCCTCACGGCTGGCGTCGACTCGCTTCAAGTCGACTATTGGGCAGACCCCGTTCGGGACAACGTCAAGTTCTGGGCAGGCGCCAGTGGCTACCCGGGTGCAGCCCTGGCACGAGACGCACTCAACCTGGTTCGTGGCAAAGCGCTGGATGCCAGCGATGATCCATTCGGGCTCGCCGCGACGCAAAGCAGCAGCTTCCGCCTGGATTGGCGGCGCGACTACATACCCCTCGATGCGGGGTTCTCTTTGAACAAGCATGCCAACATTCATACCGTCGGCTACCCGCTGGTGGAACTACTGGGCGCCATCGGACTCACTCACGCACGGCCGAAGCGACTGAAGACGAAGCTCCAATACCGTTACGGCGTTGCCGGCACGTCACGCGGCGGTGTTTGGCTGCCGCTGCGCTTCTTGCGCGCTGCGCTGGGCTGCGCGGCAACGCCTTTCGAAGCTCGGCAATTCGACATGCATCTGAGTTGGCCAGGCAAGGAGGGCCAGGCCCGCTCGATCACCCACGTTACCGAAGGAGTCTGAATCATGAACAGCAACTTGAAGGAACAAGCAGATCTCTGGCTCTCCCAAGCCGGTCCCGTAGCGTTGGTGTTGAAGCAGCACCTTGAGCCCGTCGAGGGGGACGGCAGCGTGTTCTTCCCTCCCACCTACGCCGATGTTGGGTACAACATCGACAAGCTTGGTGATGGGACCTTGGTGGCGACGGTAGATAGCGTCGGCTCGCAAGCAAACCGCCTCGAACCGATGTTCGAGCGAGGTGAAGGCGGAGATGACAGCCTGGCCAAGCTCGTCCCACAGATCACCATCGGGCTTGCTGAGGGAAAGACCGTGTCGATACTGCGCGCCGGGCACAGGCTGGGCGACGCCATTATCCGCTCGTCCGAACTCCGAGACGATGCTCAAGCCGCGTTTGTCCAGTTCCTGGACAATGGCGACGCCACAGCAATCGCCAAGCTTGCGCCAACGTCACTCATCTTTGGCGTCTGGGACTCGCGTGATACTCAGGCAAAGCTGCCACGTCTCGTTCAATCTGTCATCCGCGCGTGGGATATCGATCCGCTGAAACGTTCAGCTCAGTACTTCCCCGCAATCGACTACGCGGCGCTCGAGGTATTCTCGGAAGAAGAGAAGGCCAAGAGCGAAGGCGACCCAAAGTCCCCGCTGGCGAAGCGCGGCTTTGTCGCTGTGCCTGCAACTGAAGCGCATGGCGGAATAGTAGCGCGCGGACCTATCCTGCGAGAAATGACGGTCAACCTGGTTGCCATGCGTCGCCTCGGCGGAGGAAACGGGAGCGAGGCGCTGCGCCGGTACCTGCTCGGACTCTGTCTCGTGGTCGCAACCGAGCCGATGGACGGCTACCTGCGCGCGGGGTGCCTGCTCGTGCCGAAAGGCGGCGAAAGGGCCCAATGGGTCGAAGTCGCGCGGACCGGCGAGCGGAAGAACGTAGGACTGGACAGCTCTGACGTTCGGGAGTTCGCAAGGCAAGCTGCAAGCAAGTTTGGGGTGGGGCCAGATCGTGTTGTGAAGTTTGATCCGAACCTTGCGAAAGAGGACTTGAAGGCAAGCGATCAGAAGGGCGCCGGGAAGAAGAAGACTGCGCGGTCGAAGAAGGGCTGATGCGATGGCTCGCGCTTTTGCACTTACCATTCATCTGCACGATGGCCGCTATCACGGCTCCGAAGAGTGGCCTCCTGCACCCGCGCGTGCATTTCAGGCACTGGTAGCCGGTGCCGCACAGGACGGCACCTCCCGACGAATGCGGCACGTGCGTTGACGCTGCTCGAGGAGCTCCCGCCACCTGTGGTGGCGGCGCCGTTCGCTCGGCACGGTCAGCGTCTCTCCATGTTCGTGCCCAACAACGACCTAGATGCCTTCGATGGTGATCCAGGTCGCGTCGACAAGGTCCGCGTAAAAAAGTCTGTCCGGCCGCATCTGCTGGAGGCGGACGGTTCTTTTCTCTACGCCTGGCCGCTTCCCGACGCAGGTGGTCACGACCTAGCTGCGCTCGCGGATGGCCTGTATCAGTTCGGTAGGGGAATCGATGCAGGTTGGAGCGTTGGCGAACTGTTGGATGAGGCACAGCTGGCGTCGCGCCTCCATGAACATCGCGGCACCGTCCATCATCCGACTGCCGGGGAAGGTTCCACACCCCTGGCCGTTCCAACAAGGGGCAGTCTGCAGAGCATACTTTCGCGACATGAGGCCACACTGAATCGTCTTCGGCATTGCAGCGATGGGCAAACCGAGTTTGTGCAGCCCCCCAAAGCGCGATTCGACATGGTTCGCTACAGCGGAACTCCGCCCTTCCATGTTTTCGAGTTGCGCAGTGAGGACAATCCCGATCGGTCATCCCCGTGGCCATTGCGACGAGCAACTGCACTCATCGAACATCTTCGCGATGCGGCGGTCGACGCACTCTCCCGCGCGCTGCCCGGTCGCAAGGCTGACATTGAGCGCGTGCTCATCGGGAGAAGGGTGGATGGCACAAACGCTGGCCCGATCCGGGAACGTGTCCGCTTCGTTCCTCTGCCGTCTATCGGGCATGAGCACGCTGACCATTCCATTCGTCGCGTATTGGTTCAAGTCCCGCCCGGACCGCTCGCGGAGGCGGATGTACTGTGGGCACTTGCAGGACGCAGACTTCTGAATGCGGCGACGGGAGAGGTCGATGATACGACGCTAGCAGCCTCAACTGTCGATGAAATGACGAAGCGATATCGGCGCCCATCCAGGATCTGGGCTTCCGTCACCCCACTTGCGCTCGGCTCCGCACCACGCAGGCGCATCGACCCGATCCGCCAACCCGACGAGGCGAAGCCCGCAATGGAGCGCGAGGCTGAACAGCGGATCGCGCAGCGCTCCGTCGCGCAGGCGCTCCGGCACGCAGGCGTGCGCAGCTCGCTCGTGCGGGCACGCGTCCAGCGCGAACCGTTCGAGCCTCACGGAACTCGCGCAGAAAGCTTCGCTGCGGGCACGAGGTTTCCGAAGGAGTCACTTTGGCACGTTGAACTGGAGTTGGATCGAGGGATTACCGGGCCGCTGGTTCTGGGTGATGGGAGATTCCTGGGCCTCGGAGTCATGGCTCCCAAGGTCCAGCACGATATCTTCGCGCTGACACTGGAGGAGGGATTGCCCCCGGACGTGAGCCTTTCGCGGCTGGCACGTGCGCTGCGACGCGCGGTCATGGCGCGGGCCCAAGCAATCATTGGTCCGCGCAGCCCGCTTCCTTCCTATTTCCATGGGCATGATTGCGACGACGCGGCCCCCGACGACAAGTCCCGCGCGCACATCGCGTTCTCGGTAGACGCCGCCAGCGCGCGGCTTTTGATTGTGCCACCTCACGTGCTCGAACGTCAGACGCGCCCGGGCCGGGACGCGAGGATCCACCTTGAAACCCTGGAGCGAGCACTGGAGGACCTAACGGTTCTCCGCGTCAAAGGCATGGGCGCCCTGCACCTCCGATCTACCCCGGTTTTGCCCGAGGACCCGCTCCTGCGGCCCTCGCGCGTCTTCACGTCGGAATCTGACTACGTCGTTACGCGGCATGCAAAGCGAATGTCCGCTGTGGAGGCCGTCCTGATCGACGTTCGGCGCGAATGCGACCGTCGAGGGCTCCCAAGACCCACGGACATTCGCGTCACAAGTGTTCGAGGTGTCGCTGGGGTTGGGGTCGTTGCTCGAATCGAGCTGACCTTCGCGGTTGCCGTGCCTGGACCGCTGTTGCTGGGCAAGACGCGCTACCTGGGAGGCGGGCTGCTTGCGCCGGCCTGGTGAGCGACGTCGACTTGTTCGTGCCGTTCGGGGTAGCGAGTAGGTAGTCTCAATCGTGTCGGTATGGTTGTCGTCTGCTGGGCGTAGCCGAGTCGGTACGAGAGGAGCCAGCGACTTCGATCGGGCCTTCAGCGAGCGTAGACCTCGGAGTCCGATCAGTGCTGGCGGCCTGGGAGTCTCCGGA
The nucleotide sequence above comes from Polyangiaceae bacterium. Encoded proteins:
- the cas7u gene encoding type I-U CRISPR-associated RAMP protein Csb1/Cas7u — encoded protein: MNSNLKEQADLWLSQAGPVALVLKQHLEPVEGDGSVFFPPTYADVGYNIDKLGDGTLVATVDSVGSQANRLEPMFERGEGGDDSLAKLVPQITIGLAEGKTVSILRAGHRLGDAIIRSSELRDDAQAAFVQFLDNGDATAIAKLAPTSLIFGVWDSRDTQAKLPRLVQSVIRAWDIDPLKRSAQYFPAIDYAALEVFSEEEKAKSEGDPKSPLAKRGFVAVPATEAHGGIVARGPILREMTVNLVAMRRLGGGNGSEALRRYLLGLCLVVATEPMDGYLRAGCLLVPKGGERAQWVEVARTGERKNVGLDSSDVREFARQAASKFGVGPDRVVKFDPNLAKEDLKASDQKGAGKKKTARSKKG
- the cas8c gene encoding type I-U CRISPR-associated protein Cas8c, which translates into the protein MAESTIPVDFFNPGQVFACIGFAEAADALIGDAEACFDWSSPGAPRFHVRASGLESPVARVLSFLSAATVVAEAPHGSPNIASWNRSWGDYPTELPPGASYPSPDPESPATLSARLTAGVDSLQVDYWADPVRDNVKFWAGASGYPGAALARDALNLVRGKALDASDDPFGLAATQSSSFRLDWRRDYIPLDAGFSLNKHANIHTVGYPLVELLGAIGLTHARPKRLKTKLQYRYGVAGTSRGGVWLPLRFLRAALGCAATPFEARQFDMHLSWPGKEGQARSITHVTEGV